A region from the uncultured Macellibacteroides sp. genome encodes:
- a CDS encoding sodium:solute symporter: protein MNSYVILFIIAAYFGLLLLIAWITGKAGSDNDTFFLGNRKSPWYIVALGMIGTSISGVTFVSVPGMVRASDMTYMQMVFGFFFGYIIVAKVLLPLYYRLNLTSIYTYLESRIGTHTYKTGASFFLLSKIIGAAARLYLVVLILQTYVFAAWNIPFGVTVVLSILLIWLYTFRGGVKTIIWTDTLQTLCFLAMLIVIIWQVKDIMHLNTGGMMKTFTESSHFRIFEFENWRSSQHFVKQFLSGIFIVIVMTGLDQDMMQKNLSCKSLKDAQKNMYVYGFAFTPVNFLFLSLGVLLLALAEQQNINLPALSDDIVPMFCTSGLLGQSILIFFTIGIIAAAFSSADSALTALTTSFCVDILGVEKDEAKQAKKTRLKVHLLISALFAVIIIIFKAVNNRSVIDAIYLIASYTYGPLLGLFAFGLFTKMQPRDKLVPYICIVSPLICYGLDWLVLTHTSYHFGYEILMINGLLTFTGLWATTLLTNKTKQDNGN, encoded by the coding sequence ATGAATAGTTATGTCATTCTGTTTATCATAGCGGCCTATTTTGGCCTTCTGTTATTAATAGCGTGGATTACAGGAAAAGCGGGATCAGATAATGATACTTTTTTCCTGGGAAACCGCAAGTCGCCCTGGTACATCGTTGCTTTGGGAATGATTGGCACGTCTATATCGGGCGTAACTTTTGTATCTGTCCCCGGCATGGTTCGGGCTTCTGATATGACTTACATGCAGATGGTTTTCGGTTTTTTCTTTGGGTATATCATTGTAGCAAAGGTATTGCTCCCACTCTATTACAGACTAAATCTCACTTCTATTTATACCTACCTTGAAAGCAGGATAGGAACGCACACCTATAAAACAGGGGCCTCCTTCTTTCTTCTTTCAAAAATAATAGGTGCAGCAGCCCGGTTATACCTTGTCGTATTGATCCTGCAAACCTATGTGTTTGCTGCATGGAATATTCCGTTCGGCGTTACGGTAGTACTAAGTATCCTGTTGATATGGCTTTACACGTTCCGTGGAGGAGTTAAAACAATTATATGGACGGACACTCTCCAAACACTTTGCTTTTTGGCCATGTTGATTGTTATTATCTGGCAGGTGAAGGATATTATGCACCTCAATACAGGAGGAATGATGAAAACATTTACAGAGAGCTCTCATTTCAGGATATTTGAATTCGAAAACTGGCGGAGTTCGCAACACTTTGTTAAACAGTTTCTCAGCGGTATCTTTATCGTAATTGTTATGACAGGGCTCGATCAGGACATGATGCAGAAAAACCTCTCCTGCAAGAGCCTTAAAGATGCACAAAAAAACATGTACGTATATGGTTTTGCCTTTACGCCGGTAAATTTCTTATTCCTTAGTCTGGGCGTATTGTTGCTTGCTTTGGCAGAACAGCAAAACATAAATCTGCCGGCGCTTAGCGACGATATAGTACCTATGTTTTGTACATCAGGTCTGTTGGGACAAAGTATTCTGATCTTTTTTACCATTGGGATTATAGCAGCGGCTTTTTCAAGTGCGGACTCCGCGCTTACGGCATTAACCACCTCCTTTTGTGTGGATATACTGGGTGTGGAAAAAGATGAGGCTAAGCAAGCTAAAAAAACCCGTCTGAAAGTTCACCTGCTTATCTCTGCGTTGTTTGCTGTAATTATTATTATCTTTAAGGCGGTAAACAACCGCAGCGTAATAGATGCCATCTATTTGATAGCTTCCTATACGTATGGTCCGTTGCTGGGATTATTCGCCTTCGGACTGTTTACCAAGATGCAACCCCGCGATAAGCTGGTTCCATATATATGTATTGTTTCGCCGTTAATTTGTTACGGATTGGACTGGCTGGTCCTGACGCACACAAGTTACCACTTTGGATACGAAATACTGATGATCAACGGACTGCTCACCTTTACAGGCTTATGGGCAACAACATTACTAACGAATAAAACAAAACAAGATAATGGAAATTAA
- a CDS encoding GntR family transcriptional regulator, whose product MDFQSTKGIFLQIAENLCHQILAGTLKAGDRVPSVRDLAAEFEVNRNTVLRTYALLDDAGVFDNKRGVGFFVSENAIELIRATEKAEFFNRDLPVFIEKVKMLQLTENDLSELLTVIKKNKPHETK is encoded by the coding sequence ATGGATTTCCAATCAACAAAAGGTATATTTCTGCAAATAGCCGAAAACCTTTGTCATCAGATACTTGCCGGGACATTGAAGGCAGGCGACAGGGTTCCTTCGGTCAGGGATTTAGCCGCAGAATTTGAAGTAAACCGAAATACCGTATTGCGTACCTATGCTTTATTGGACGATGCAGGTGTATTCGATAATAAACGAGGCGTAGGTTTCTTCGTCTCCGAAAATGCCATTGAACTTATTCGTGCAACCGAGAAAGCCGAATTCTTTAACCGGGATTTGCCGGTTTTTATCGAAAAGGTAAAAATGCTGCAACTCACTGAAAATGACTTATCTGAATTATTGACTGTTATAAAAAAGAATAAACCCCATGAAACGAAGTAA
- a CDS encoding ABC transporter ATP-binding protein — translation MITIKNLAYQYKKKKPLFTDFSMDIENGSIVGILGKNGAGKSTLLNVITGLLFPLSGKVDVNGFTPAHRTPAFLADIYMVQEEFSFPSVSIDCYLKATVPFYPSFDMEKAERIFKEFELQRKDHLNKLSHGQRKKFLIAFALASNCKVLIFDEPTNGLDIPSKSLFRKILVSSVTEDQLVLISTHQVKDVEAIIDNVIVIDNGNMVYQENMTDIDKKLHFETVPSLDEVDGLIYHERCPSGYRIIVPTISHSESNIDLELLFNAIVNKSIKTR, via the coding sequence ATGATTACTATTAAGAATTTAGCCTATCAGTACAAGAAAAAGAAACCATTGTTTACTGATTTTTCTATGGATATAGAAAACGGAAGCATTGTAGGAATCTTAGGAAAAAACGGAGCAGGAAAATCCACTCTGCTTAATGTTATTACAGGATTACTGTTTCCCTTAAGTGGAAAGGTAGATGTGAACGGATTTACACCTGCCCATCGCACCCCGGCATTTTTAGCTGATATCTACATGGTACAAGAAGAATTTTCTTTTCCATCAGTAAGTATTGACTGTTATTTGAAAGCAACAGTTCCTTTTTACCCATCGTTTGATATGGAGAAAGCCGAACGAATTTTTAAAGAATTTGAGCTTCAAAGAAAGGATCACTTAAATAAACTTTCCCATGGGCAGCGCAAAAAATTTCTGATTGCTTTTGCTTTGGCCAGCAATTGTAAAGTCCTCATTTTTGATGAACCAACCAACGGGCTTGATATCCCGTCGAAAAGTTTGTTTAGGAAGATTCTTGTCAGTTCTGTTACTGAAGATCAATTGGTATTGATTTCCACGCATCAGGTTAAAGATGTTGAAGCGATTATCGACAACGTAATCGTAATAGATAATGGAAATATGGTTTATCAGGAAAATATGACCGATATAGATAAAAAACTTCATTTTGAAACAGTTCCATCGCTCGACGAAGTGGATGGTCTTATTTATCATGAGCGCTGTCCAAGTGGTTATCGGATTATCGTACCCACCATTTCTCACAGCGAATCAAACATTGATTTGGAATTGCTTTTTAATGCTATTGTTAACAAATCCATTAAAACAAGATAA
- a CDS encoding TonB-dependent receptor, whose amino-acid sequence MKKSNLLSAAKYIGKILSVVSVFFLFFNESVFSQAASPKVEASEIVPKNGKITGKIIDSDTNSPMSYANIAIFNKQDSSLVNGGISNASGMFVITNIPFGSYYVEASFIGFEKTVKDNIKIGPEASAVNMGNIILSASKHQIANVEVVAERNRIEYKIDKKVINVTNDINASGGTAVTVLENTPSVEVDIDGNVSLRGSSSFTVLVDGRPGVLSGSDALKQIPSSAIQNIEIITNPSVKYDPDGMAGIINVVMKKNIISGVNGVLNLNLGTGEKYGADFLLNYTTKKYNLFFGGNWNDNTDKGNQHSSRETYASDTTTYLITDGSRNQSRNGKQIKAGIDYFATDKTSITVSSELGRYGFNSFGDVNIHNYQPLGAMNIYSVQNSNSGRSGDFVSASASFLSRFNPDGTHKLEGSFDYRNRNGFSDETQDEYSSDASYSDMNDYLSRVISREEDNENNYRAKLDYTLPLGTARFEAGLQSRIESESEMLDFKDFNTALQQFENNPDFTSSMDFKENIHSIYSTYSGNLKAIEFVIGLRGEYNKRTTIHYKGNDPTRYELDRFDLFPSAHLAYTLKDESQLMASYSRRINRPGGRELDPFPSYINQYTIRVGNPDLKPEYTDSYEMNYIKKFGNSFVSLESFYRTTNNLITNVQKQVDQILYLNTQNLNRDYSMGAEIMGNINITKWLLVNTSFSLYNYKLKGEVLGVSVDKQSTNYSGRLNTTVKFSADSRMQITGFYRGPSVSAQGDQKGMAFVNLSYRHDFMNKKLTATLSVRDVLGTMRMKGTSSGDNFKSTFNFSREPRVLMLTLSYKINNYKKSNDNSQDESVPSFDINE is encoded by the coding sequence ATGAAAAAGTCAAATCTCCTTTCCGCAGCAAAATACATCGGTAAAATTTTGTCGGTTGTCTCTGTGTTCTTCCTTTTTTTCAATGAAAGCGTGTTCTCGCAAGCTGCTTCGCCCAAAGTGGAAGCGTCAGAGATTGTACCCAAAAACGGGAAAATTACTGGTAAAATCATTGATAGCGACACCAATAGTCCCATGAGTTATGCAAACATTGCCATTTTCAACAAACAAGACTCATCGCTGGTAAACGGAGGCATATCCAATGCAAGCGGCATGTTTGTAATTACCAATATTCCTTTTGGGTCTTATTACGTAGAAGCGAGTTTTATTGGGTTTGAAAAGACCGTAAAAGACAACATTAAAATTGGTCCGGAGGCAAGTGCGGTCAATATGGGTAACATTATCCTTTCTGCCTCAAAACATCAGATTGCTAATGTTGAAGTTGTTGCCGAACGTAACCGGATTGAATACAAGATCGACAAGAAAGTAATCAACGTGACCAACGACATCAATGCTTCAGGCGGAACAGCTGTGACGGTGCTCGAAAATACCCCCTCGGTAGAAGTCGATATCGACGGGAATGTTAGTCTTCGCGGTTCGTCCAGCTTTACTGTGTTGGTTGACGGACGCCCCGGTGTCCTCTCCGGAAGCGACGCTTTGAAACAGATCCCTTCGTCGGCTATCCAGAACATTGAAATCATCACCAACCCTTCCGTAAAATACGACCCCGATGGAATGGCAGGGATCATTAATGTGGTAATGAAGAAGAATATAATTTCGGGTGTTAACGGGGTCTTAAACCTGAACCTTGGCACCGGGGAAAAGTATGGCGCCGATTTTTTACTGAACTACACAACAAAAAAATATAACCTTTTCTTTGGAGGTAACTGGAACGATAACACCGACAAAGGAAACCAACATTCAAGCCGCGAAACTTATGCCAGCGATACAACCACTTATCTTATTACGGATGGATCAAGAAATCAGTCAAGAAACGGTAAGCAAATTAAAGCAGGGATAGATTATTTCGCCACGGATAAAACTTCGATAACTGTTTCATCGGAGCTTGGGAGATATGGATTTAATAGTTTCGGCGATGTGAATATTCACAATTACCAGCCATTAGGTGCGATGAACATATATTCGGTTCAGAACTCCAACTCAGGAAGAAGCGGAGATTTTGTAAGTGCAAGCGCTAGTTTTCTTTCCAGATTTAACCCGGATGGAACACATAAACTGGAAGGTTCCTTCGATTACCGGAACCGCAACGGATTTTCGGACGAGACGCAGGATGAATATAGTTCGGATGCCAGCTATAGTGATATGAATGACTACCTATCGCGGGTAATAAGCCGCGAAGAAGACAATGAGAACAACTACCGGGCCAAATTGGACTACACGCTGCCTTTGGGTACTGCCAGGTTCGAAGCCGGGCTACAAAGCCGGATAGAGAGCGAAAGTGAAATGTTGGACTTTAAGGATTTCAATACCGCTTTACAGCAATTCGAAAACAATCCCGATTTTACGAGCAGTATGGATTTCAAGGAAAACATTCATTCCATTTATTCGACTTACTCCGGCAATCTGAAAGCTATTGAGTTTGTGATTGGCTTACGAGGCGAATACAACAAGCGAACGACCATTCACTATAAGGGAAATGATCCTACCCGGTATGAACTGGATCGTTTTGATCTATTTCCATCGGCTCATTTGGCGTACACGTTGAAGGACGAAAGTCAGCTGATGGCCAGCTATTCCAGGAGGATTAACCGTCCGGGCGGGCGCGAACTCGATCCGTTTCCAAGTTATATAAACCAATATACCATCCGTGTTGGTAACCCCGACCTGAAACCTGAATACACCGATTCGTATGAAATGAACTACATTAAAAAGTTTGGCAATTCGTTCGTTTCCCTTGAATCATTTTATCGGACAACCAACAATTTGATTACCAATGTACAGAAACAGGTAGACCAGATTCTGTACCTGAACACCCAAAACCTTAACCGCGACTATTCGATGGGAGCAGAAATTATGGGAAATATCAACATAACAAAGTGGTTACTGGTAAATACAAGTTTCTCCTTATACAATTACAAATTGAAAGGGGAGGTCTTAGGAGTTTCCGTAGATAAACAAAGTACAAATTATTCCGGACGTTTGAATACCACTGTAAAGTTCTCTGCCGATAGCCGCATGCAAATTACCGGATTCTACCGTGGTCCGTCGGTGTCGGCCCAGGGCGACCAAAAAGGAATGGCATTTGTCAACTTGTCGTACCGTCACGATTTTATGAACAAAAAACTTACAGCCACTTTAAGCGTGCGCGACGTGCTGGGAACAATGCGAATGAAAGGAACCTCGTCGGGCGATAATTTCAAATCGACTTTCAACTTTTCACGCGAACCCCGTGTCCTGATGTTGACTCTTAGTTATAAGATTAATAACTATAAGAAGAGCAACGATAACTCGCAGGATGAGTCTGTTCCATCTTTCGATATCAATGAATAG
- the yihA gene encoding ribosome biogenesis GTP-binding protein YihA/YsxC: MEIKKAEFVVSNVDVNKCPEGNLPEYAFIGRSNVGKSSLINMITGKKGLAMTSSKPGKTQLINHFIIDDKWYLVDLPGYGYAQRGKEGRENIRKIIEDYILEREQLTNLFVLLDCRLEAQKIDLEFMEWLGENGIPFSIIFTKTDKLGGGRMRENLHAYTKILQESWEELPPIFLTSAEKKEGKTEVLDYIDSITKSL; encoded by the coding sequence ATGGAAATTAAAAAAGCAGAATTTGTAGTAAGCAATGTCGATGTAAATAAATGCCCCGAGGGGAATTTACCCGAGTATGCTTTCATTGGGCGTTCCAACGTAGGAAAATCGTCCCTTATCAATATGATCACAGGAAAGAAAGGCCTGGCGATGACTTCCTCTAAACCGGGGAAAACACAGCTTATCAATCACTTTATCATCGACGACAAATGGTATCTCGTTGACTTACCAGGATACGGATATGCCCAGCGTGGAAAAGAAGGTCGTGAGAATATACGCAAAATTATTGAAGATTATATCCTGGAGCGCGAACAGCTTACAAACTTGTTTGTATTACTGGATTGTCGTCTCGAAGCGCAGAAGATCGACCTCGAGTTTATGGAATGGCTGGGCGAGAACGGTATTCCTTTCTCTATCATCTTCACTAAGACTGATAAACTCGGAGGCGGACGGATGCGCGAAAACCTGCATGCCTACACTAAGATCCTTCAGGAAAGTTGGGAAGAACTCCCTCCTATTTTCCTAACTTCTGCCGAAAAGAAAGAAGGAAAAACAGAAGTCCTTGACTATATCGATTCAATTACAAAAAGTCTATAA
- a CDS encoding class I SAM-dependent methyltransferase: MENNLDVTANFDMDLMGEFFKEMERQGPGDNNETLRALQFIPSLSENSFILDIGCGTGMQTMVLARHTPCQILATDLIPGMINHLEEKVEKEQLGNRVKCIKLITGMRFLSDKSYDKYPSFFRKGYYRLPILLRSCY, from the coding sequence ATGGAAAATAATTTAGACGTAACAGCAAATTTTGACATGGATCTGATGGGCGAATTTTTCAAGGAAATGGAACGTCAGGGACCTGGCGATAATAACGAAACGCTAAGGGCTTTGCAGTTTATCCCGTCCCTTTCCGAAAACTCTTTTATTTTGGATATTGGCTGTGGTACCGGCATGCAGACAATGGTTCTTGCCAGGCACACTCCCTGTCAAATTCTTGCTACGGATCTTATTCCCGGAATGATTAATCATCTTGAGGAGAAGGTGGAAAAAGAGCAGCTGGGCAATCGGGTAAAGTGTATAAAGCTTATTACGGGTATGCGTTTTTTATCAGACAAAAGCTATGATAAATACCCCTCCTTTTTCCGGAAGGGGTATTATAGGCTGCCTATCCTTTTGCGAAGCTGCTACTAA